A single genomic interval of Candidatus Desulfofervidus auxilii harbors:
- a CDS encoding AAA family ATPase gives MEFIESLLKPTAYPHPVKTIKLIQTHISWIFLTGEFVYKIKKPVDFGFLDFTTLEKRRYFCEEELRLNKRLSPDIYLEVTPVVKRNGNFFFGGEGEIVDYAVKMKQLPKEACLTSLLEKGELNPAIMKEIAQFMADFYFKAERNEEIESYGLPEKIEINIKENFDQTFPYIGYTISQEVYNALKEYSFSFLKDEKERFLKRISLGWIRDGHGDFHCGNIYYYNNKIYVLDCIEFNKRFRYADVATDVAFLLMDLDFRQASSFGNYFLNTYLTQTNDFNLLGVLNFYKIYRAYVRGKISSFEIDSKEIPSKQRAEAKERAEKYFNLAYSYLSSQKPFLLATTGLLGSGKSTIANALAAKIGAIVIRSDAVRKHLLGVKPEKHLYAPFGKGVYALEMIEKVYDAIFEIASEVLRYGFSVIIDASFSKEKYREKVRNLAEKMNCPYWFLYCQCDEEIMKKRLAEREKMGKDISNGYLALFLEFKRNFEPLTDPRHIVVNTAHPIDASVQAIVDILK, from the coding sequence ATGGAATTTATTGAATCACTTTTAAAACCCACAGCATATCCGCATCCTGTAAAAACCATTAAGCTTATTCAAACTCATATTTCTTGGATATTTTTAACCGGTGAATTTGTTTATAAGATTAAGAAACCAGTAGATTTTGGTTTTTTAGATTTTACTACTTTAGAAAAAAGGCGTTATTTTTGTGAGGAAGAATTAAGGTTAAATAAGAGGCTTTCGCCAGATATTTATCTAGAGGTAACACCAGTAGTAAAAAGAAATGGAAATTTCTTTTTTGGAGGGGAAGGCGAAATTGTTGATTATGCTGTAAAAATGAAGCAGTTGCCAAAAGAAGCTTGTTTGACTTCATTATTAGAAAAAGGTGAATTAAATCCAGCAATTATGAAAGAGATTGCTCAATTTATGGCTGATTTTTATTTTAAAGCAGAGAGAAATGAAGAAATTGAAAGCTATGGTTTGCCAGAAAAAATAGAGATAAATATTAAAGAAAATTTTGATCAAACATTTCCATATATAGGATATACTATCTCTCAAGAAGTTTATAATGCTTTAAAGGAATATTCCTTTTCATTTTTAAAAGATGAAAAAGAGCGCTTTTTAAAACGCATTTCTTTAGGTTGGATTAGAGATGGTCATGGTGATTTTCATTGTGGAAATATTTATTACTACAATAATAAAATTTATGTTCTTGATTGCATTGAGTTTAATAAACGATTCCGTTATGCTGATGTAGCAACTGATGTTGCTTTTTTGTTAATGGATTTGGACTTTCGCCAGGCATCTTCTTTTGGAAATTATTTTTTAAATACTTATCTTACTCAGACTAACGATTTTAACCTTTTAGGGGTATTGAATTTTTATAAAATTTATCGTGCCTATGTTCGTGGTAAAATTAGCAGTTTTGAAATAGATTCAAAAGAAATTCCTTCAAAACAGCGTGCTGAAGCAAAAGAAAGGGCAGAAAAATATTTTAATTTAGCTTATAGCTATCTTTCATCTCAAAAACCTTTTTTATTAGCCACAACAGGACTTTTAGGTAGTGGGAAATCTACTATTGCTAATGCTTTGGCTGCCAAAATAGGAGCAATAGTTATAAGGTCTGATGCTGTACGTAAGCATCTTTTAGGAGTAAAGCCTGAAAAACATCTTTATGCGCCTTTTGGAAAGGGAGTATATGCTTTAGAGATGATTGAAAAAGTTTATGATGCTATTTTTGAAATAGCTTCTGAAGTTTTAAGATATGGTTTTTCTGTAATTATTGATGCTTCTTTTAGTAAAGAAAAATATAGAGAAAAAGTAAGAAATTTGGCTGAAAAAATGAATTGCCCTTATTGGTTTCTCTATTGCCAATGTGATGAAGAGATTATGAAAAAACGCTTAGCAGAAAGGGAAAAAATGGGAAAGGATATTTCTAATGGTTATTTGGCTTTATTTTTAGAATTTAAGAGAAATTTTGAACCATTAACTGACCCTAGACACATTGTAGTAAATACAGCTCATCCGATAGATGCAAGTGTGCAAGCAATTGTAGATATTTTAAAGTGA
- the thpR gene encoding RNA 2',3'-cyclic phosphodiesterase yields MIRTFIAIPLPENVIESLTDLIEKLKPILPKVSWVKPHNIHLTLKFLGNIQENETLKIKQAIEESSFKIKYFSLAGYSLSVFPNIKRARVIWTGLKGDLDILKKLHNALEEKLNILGFPKEDRAFTPHLTLGRIKKAINSQILANTLKKHTDFSTPSFIVKEIVLFRSDLNPKGAIYTPLEKVFLKE; encoded by the coding sequence ATGATACGCACTTTTATTGCTATTCCTCTTCCAGAAAATGTAATTGAAAGTCTAACAGATTTGATTGAAAAATTAAAACCTATTTTACCAAAAGTTTCTTGGGTAAAACCACATAATATTCATTTAACTCTTAAATTTTTAGGAAATATTCAAGAAAATGAAACCTTAAAAATAAAACAAGCAATAGAAGAAAGTTCTTTTAAAATTAAATATTTTTCCCTTGCTGGATATAGCCTCTCAGTATTTCCCAATATAAAACGAGCTAGGGTAATTTGGACAGGTCTTAAAGGGGATTTAGATATTTTAAAAAAACTTCATAATGCTTTAGAAGAAAAATTAAACATTTTAGGATTTCCTAAAGAAGATCGTGCATTTACACCTCATCTTACTTTGGGCAGAATAAAAAAAGCTATTAACAGTCAAATTTTAGCAAATACATTAAAAAAGCATACAGATTTCTCTACACCTTCCTTTATTGTAAAAGAAATTGTATTATTTAGAAGTGATTTGAATCCCAAAGGGGCTATTTATACCCCTTTAGAAAAAGTTTTTTTGAAGGAGTAA
- a CDS encoding phosphatidylglycerophosphatase A yields MKKIFLCIATGFGIGYLPGAPGTYGALLAIIIYFFLPNPIIYYIMFLILAIILGILAAKVAEKYFGKKDPSQVVIDEMLGMWLALLNSSNKWFYILGAFLFFRFFDILKPFPIKKIEKIGGGLGIVLDDLMAGIYTLIILQILKNYG; encoded by the coding sequence GTGAAAAAAATTTTTTTATGTATAGCTACAGGATTTGGTATAGGTTATTTACCTGGAGCACCTGGAACTTATGGTGCTTTATTAGCTATTATTATTTATTTTTTCTTGCCCAATCCAATTATTTACTACATAATGTTTTTAATTTTAGCTATTATTTTAGGCATTTTGGCAGCAAAGGTGGCAGAAAAATATTTTGGGAAAAAAGATCCATCTCAAGTAGTAATAGATGAGATGCTTGGCATGTGGTTAGCTCTTTTAAATTCATCTAATAAATGGTTTTATATTTTAGGGGCTTTTCTTTTTTTTCGATTTTTTGATATACTAAAACCGTTTCCGATAAAAAAAATAGAAAAAATAGGTGGGGGATTAGGTATTGTATTAGACGATTTAATGGCTGGAATTTATACCTTAATTATTTTACAAATTTTAAAAAATTATGGTTAA
- a CDS encoding CinA family nicotinamide mononucleotide deamidase-related protein, translating into MVKGEIIIVGDEILSGEVQDTNSFELAKQLSSAGFFIERITVVGDEQKEIVNVLLTAIKKADFIILTGGLGPTWDDKTVKAVAQALNRPLEINKEAYQHLKACLAKHGKPFLPSHEKMVLLPAGSKPLGLAFHACGFKLIFDEKPLYFLPGVPKQMNQILKAQVLPDLNIIFPNISILYKKTLRIFGISETEVSNKISSLLASFPEIKVSSLPCFPEVHLVLRANKKEDLDKLIKEIKTILGNDIFGEDTETMPEVVGKLLLKKGYHLSVAESLTGGLIGHLITSVSGSSNYFDRGVVTYSNQAKIELLGVPKEIVNKYGPVSEKTARYMAEGVKKLAKSDIGIAVTGYAGPTAGPEAEVGTVFIGLATPTKIEVTEWHFNGDRSEIKMLAAMTALDKLRRYLIL; encoded by the coding sequence ATGGTTAAAGGCGAAATTATCATCGTTGGGGATGAAATATTAAGTGGTGAAGTACAAGATACAAATAGTTTTGAATTAGCTAAACAATTATCTTCTGCTGGTTTCTTTATTGAACGCATTACTGTTGTTGGTGATGAACAAAAAGAGATTGTTAATGTCCTTCTTACTGCTATTAAAAAAGCTGATTTTATTATACTTACTGGAGGACTTGGCCCAACTTGGGATGATAAAACAGTAAAAGCAGTGGCTCAGGCATTAAATCGACCTTTAGAGATTAATAAAGAAGCTTATCAGCATTTAAAAGCATGTTTAGCTAAGCATGGTAAACCATTTTTACCTAGCCATGAAAAAATGGTACTATTACCAGCAGGAAGTAAACCCTTAGGTTTAGCCTTTCATGCTTGTGGTTTTAAACTTATTTTTGATGAAAAACCTCTTTACTTTTTACCTGGCGTACCAAAACAGATGAATCAGATTTTAAAGGCTCAAGTGTTGCCAGATTTAAATATTATTTTCCCTAATATTTCTATTTTATACAAAAAAACTCTTCGTATTTTTGGTATTTCTGAAACTGAAGTCTCCAATAAAATTAGTTCATTATTGGCAAGTTTTCCTGAAATAAAAGTAAGCTCTCTCCCCTGTTTTCCAGAAGTACACCTAGTTTTAAGGGCAAATAAAAAAGAAGATTTAGATAAACTTATTAAGGAAATTAAAACTATTTTAGGTAATGATATTTTTGGTGAGGATACTGAAACTATGCCAGAAGTAGTAGGAAAACTTTTGCTTAAAAAAGGTTATCATTTAAGTGTGGCAGAATCGTTAACTGGTGGTCTTATTGGACATTTAATTACAAGTGTTTCAGGAAGTTCAAATTATTTTGATCGTGGAGTAGTGACATATAGCAATCAGGCAAAAATAGAGTTACTTGGTGTACCAAAGGAAATTGTTAACAAATATGGGCCAGTAAGTGAAAAAACAGCAAGATATATGGCAGAAGGAGTGAAAAAATTAGCTAAAAGTGATATAGGAATTGCTGTCACAGGCTATGCTGGCCCTACAGCTGGCCCAGAAGCTGAAGTAGGAACTGTCTTTATTGGTTTAGCTACACCAACAAAAATAGAAGTAACAGAATGGCATTTTAATGGTGATCGTTCAGAGATAAAGATGTTGGCAGCTATGACTGCTTTAGATAAGTTAAGGAGATATTTAATTTTATGA
- a CDS encoding metalloregulator ArsR/SmtB family transcription factor → MGEGLKKWIKAFKALGDESRLKMLVCIAKKKELCVCELQALLKLSQPTVSRHLRILEEADFLENRRQGQWVIYTLKKNKISSIFLKLIDEISKEDELKDLIEKARKINLRD, encoded by the coding sequence ATGGGTGAAGGTTTAAAAAAATGGATAAAGGCTTTTAAAGCTTTAGGGGATGAAAGCAGGCTTAAAATGCTAGTCTGTATTGCTAAAAAAAAGGAATTATGTGTTTGTGAATTGCAGGCATTGCTTAAGCTCAGTCAGCCTACTGTTTCACGCCACTTAAGGATTTTAGAAGAAGCAGATTTTTTGGAAAATAGGAGACAAGGACAATGGGTGATATATACCTTAAAGAAAAATAAAATTTCTTCAATTTTTTTAAAACTTATTGATGAAATTTCAAAGGAAGATGAGCTTAAGGATTTAATTGAAAAGGCAAGGAAGATTAATTTGCGAGATTAA
- a CDS encoding sulfite exporter TauE/SafE family protein, producing MLSWGQIGVLFAVFFGVSVIFMMFGQGGGAIYVPMLLAFGLPLYKAAAISQVLIIAATISAMLVFQKAKMIDWWLALIVEPPTNLGAFLGGYFSPYFPPMFSKLVFAGILLIGAYFMIKPIQEAEKTYPVVKRHWFCLHRKIGEFEYHLNLLVIIPIMILAGFIAGMLGVGGGLFKVPALVLLGGVPMKIAVGSSSLMIGITALTGLIGHALVGHFDPRLALVLGGAVFSGAQVGARLGVKIDKKKHKKYFGYLLIFIACWMVYMAFKRG from the coding sequence ATGCTTAGCTGGGGACAAATAGGGGTTTTATTTGCAGTTTTTTTTGGTGTTTCAGTTATCTTTATGATGTTTGGTCAGGGTGGGGGAGCAATTTATGTGCCTATGCTTTTAGCCTTTGGCTTGCCTCTTTATAAAGCAGCAGCTATCAGTCAGGTCTTGATTATAGCTGCTACTATTTCGGCTATGTTGGTGTTTCAAAAGGCTAAGATGATAGATTGGTGGTTAGCTTTAATTGTTGAACCACCTACCAATTTAGGAGCCTTTTTAGGTGGGTATTTTTCTCCATATTTTCCACCTATGTTTTCCAAACTGGTCTTTGCTGGCATTTTGCTCATTGGTGCCTATTTTATGATTAAGCCTATTCAAGAAGCTGAGAAGACCTATCCGGTCGTTAAAAGGCACTGGTTTTGCTTACACCGTAAAATAGGTGAATTTGAGTATCACTTAAATCTGCTGGTTATTATTCCCATTATGATTCTAGCAGGTTTTATTGCTGGTATGCTTGGAGTAGGTGGTGGGCTTTTCAAAGTACCTGCACTGGTGCTTTTGGGTGGTGTGCCCATGAAGATTGCGGTTGGCTCTTCTAGTTTGATGATTGGTATTACTGCCTTAACTGGTCTTATTGGTCATGCATTAGTAGGGCATTTTGATCCTAGATTGGCATTAGTTTTAGGTGGAGCTGTCTTTTCTGGCGCTCAGGTAGGGGCAAGATTAGGGGTAAAGATTGACAAAAAGAAACATAAAAAATATTTTGGCTATCTCCTCATCTTTATTGCCTGTTGGATGGTTTATATGGCGTTTAAGAGAGGTTAA